A stretch of Bradyrhizobium sp. CCBAU 53338 DNA encodes these proteins:
- a CDS encoding glutathione S-transferase family protein → MTDPNRITLYYSPQSRAMGTRVLLEELGAPYDLHVLNMKAGEQRQPAYLAINPLGKVPAVRHGEALVTEQVAIYIYLADLFPQAGLTPALNDPLRGPYLRWIAYYGSSFEPALIDKFMQREPAPITQSPYADYDTMLGALEAQLSNGTYLLGERMTAADILWGVAFSWTMMFGIVPKKDVFVRYSERITSRPAFLRISAADDEMAAQHSAAAGG, encoded by the coding sequence ATGACCGATCCGAACCGCATCACCCTGTATTATTCGCCGCAAAGCCGGGCCATGGGCACGCGGGTGCTGCTGGAGGAGCTCGGAGCGCCCTATGACCTTCACGTCCTCAACATGAAGGCCGGCGAGCAGCGGCAGCCGGCGTACCTCGCCATCAATCCACTCGGCAAGGTGCCGGCCGTCAGGCATGGTGAAGCGCTCGTGACCGAGCAGGTGGCCATCTACATCTATCTCGCCGATTTGTTTCCGCAGGCCGGGCTTACACCCGCGCTGAACGATCCGCTGCGCGGTCCTTACTTGCGCTGGATTGCCTATTACGGCTCCTCCTTCGAGCCGGCCCTGATCGATAAATTCATGCAGCGCGAGCCCGCGCCGATCACGCAGTCGCCCTATGCCGATTACGACACCATGCTGGGTGCGCTCGAAGCGCAGCTTTCGAATGGGACGTATCTGCTCGGCGAGCGGATGACCGCCGCTGATATCCTGTGGGGCGTCGCGTTCAGCTGGACGATGATGTTCGGCATCGTGCCCAAAAAGGACGTCTTCGTTCGCTATTCCGAGCGCATCACCTCGCGACCGGCGTTCCTGCGCATCAGTGCTGCGGACGATGAGATGGCCGCGCAGCATTCCGCGGCTGCCGGAGGATGA
- a CDS encoding YafY family protein, whose translation MRASRMLSILTTLQAKGQVTAPELAEACEVSVRTIYRDIDALAASGVPVYADRGAEGGYRLLDGYRVRLNGLSQSEASALFLAGLPGPAAALGLDAAMIAAQNKLMAALPANLREDAGRMQERFHLDAPGWFGETEEPDHLRTIAGAALRGTLIKIRYQSWRAEKQRRVAPLGLVLKGGSWYLAGQVDGSVRTYRIARVLDCTALDDRFDRPADFDLAAYWQDATLRLEAEMHPNVAIVRLSPLGVKMLDALSQPYVKARTQIDGAEDADGWRIARVPTGKTSWHAAAELLRFGSEAEVLEPADLREKMAEMTQAMAARYRAARKA comes from the coding sequence ATGCGCGCGAGCAGAATGTTGTCGATCCTCACCACCCTCCAGGCCAAGGGGCAGGTCACCGCGCCCGAGCTTGCGGAGGCCTGCGAGGTCTCGGTGCGCACGATCTATCGCGACATCGACGCGCTCGCCGCGTCGGGCGTTCCTGTCTATGCCGACCGCGGCGCGGAGGGCGGCTACCGCCTGCTCGACGGCTATCGCGTGCGGCTGAACGGGCTCTCACAGAGCGAGGCGAGCGCGCTGTTCCTCGCAGGACTTCCTGGACCAGCAGCGGCGCTGGGGCTGGATGCGGCAATGATCGCCGCGCAGAACAAGCTGATGGCGGCCCTGCCGGCAAACCTGCGCGAGGACGCCGGCCGGATGCAGGAACGCTTCCATCTCGATGCTCCCGGTTGGTTCGGCGAGACGGAGGAGCCAGACCATCTGCGCACCATTGCCGGCGCCGCTCTGCGCGGGACACTCATCAAGATCCGATACCAGAGCTGGCGTGCCGAGAAGCAGCGCCGCGTCGCCCCGCTCGGCCTCGTGCTGAAAGGTGGCAGCTGGTATCTCGCAGGCCAAGTCGATGGCAGCGTACGCACCTATCGCATCGCGCGCGTGCTCGACTGCACGGCGCTCGACGATCGTTTCGATCGTCCAGCCGATTTCGACCTCGCCGCCTATTGGCAAGACGCGACACTACGACTAGAGGCGGAGATGCATCCGAATGTCGCGATCGTGCGGCTGTCGCCGCTCGGCGTGAAGATGCTCGATGCGTTGAGCCAGCCTTACGTCAAGGCGCGCACGCAGATCGACGGGGCCGAGGATGCGGACGGCTGGCGCATCGCCAGAGTGCCGACCGGCAAGACGTCATGGCATGCCGCCGCGGAATTATTGCGGTTCGGGTCCGAAGCTGAAGTGCTGGAGCCCGCCGATCTCCGCGAGAAAATGGCCGAGATGACCCAAGCGATGGCTGCGCGCTATCGCGCGGCGCGGAAAGCCTGA
- a CDS encoding EAL domain-containing protein produces the protein MRGFSRQTEETLGRLLVVDDDLVQRTVAGKIGAKIGYDCLTVPSLELAESVLSRETFDVMTVDLSLGERDGVELLRFVADRGLQNMAIVVISGCDGRVLKSTRRVAEGLGLSVVGVLSKPLNLDELKDALLLPRPKRAAANVPSAAIVVSPERIVDGIRQGEFVADFQPKVELGSGKVVGAEALARWRTREPGNISPTAFIPIAEQYGLMPELTDAVFASAMSQGRKLIDRYPDFTIAVNVSGSLLSDLTLPERIEDVLRRQQVPAHALIVEITETTAMADVDLATDILVRLRLKNIGTAIDDFGTGYSSLAALAKLPFSELKIDRSFVHGCEADEDMMKIIEASVGLGRAFNMKVVAEGVETAETLAAIRRAGCDIGQGYLFSPSLRLARAESWVSQRNEFVAQRAAWMGEQRQTIPAPSATVTDGVGRQRIEAAHG, from the coding sequence ATGCGCGGATTTTCTCGCCAGACGGAAGAAACGCTGGGACGGTTGCTTGTCGTGGATGACGATCTGGTTCAGCGCACCGTCGCAGGAAAGATCGGCGCAAAGATCGGTTATGATTGTCTTACCGTGCCCTCGCTGGAGCTCGCCGAGTCGGTTCTGTCGCGAGAGACGTTCGATGTGATGACCGTCGATCTGTCGCTCGGCGAACGTGACGGCGTCGAGCTGCTTCGATTCGTCGCCGACCGCGGGCTCCAGAATATGGCGATTGTGGTTATCAGCGGTTGCGACGGCCGCGTCCTGAAATCGACAAGACGCGTCGCAGAGGGGCTAGGGCTATCGGTTGTCGGAGTGCTCAGCAAGCCACTGAATCTGGACGAGCTGAAAGATGCTCTGCTCTTGCCACGGCCGAAGCGAGCCGCGGCGAACGTGCCTTCGGCGGCGATTGTCGTTTCTCCGGAGCGGATCGTCGACGGCATTCGGCAAGGCGAGTTCGTCGCCGATTTCCAGCCGAAAGTCGAGCTGGGCAGCGGCAAGGTTGTTGGAGCGGAAGCGCTTGCGCGCTGGCGCACGCGTGAACCCGGTAACATCTCTCCGACGGCATTCATTCCGATCGCCGAGCAATACGGCCTGATGCCGGAACTGACTGATGCCGTCTTTGCCTCTGCGATGTCGCAGGGGCGCAAGCTGATTGATCGATATCCCGATTTCACGATCGCGGTGAACGTGTCTGGATCGCTATTGTCCGACCTGACACTGCCGGAGCGGATCGAAGATGTCCTGCGTCGACAACAGGTGCCGGCGCATGCCCTGATCGTGGAGATCACAGAAACCACCGCTATGGCAGATGTGGACCTCGCGACCGATATCCTGGTGCGCCTGCGCCTCAAGAACATCGGTACCGCCATCGACGATTTCGGAACCGGATATTCCTCGCTTGCTGCACTGGCCAAGCTGCCGTTCAGCGAGCTCAAAATCGATCGGTCATTCGTTCATGGCTGTGAAGCCGACGAAGACATGATGAAGATCATCGAGGCATCGGTCGGATTGGGGCGCGCCTTCAACATGAAGGTCGTTGCCGAAGGTGTCGAGACCGCAGAGACGTTGGCGGCGATTCGTCGCGCGGGATGCGACATCGGTCAGGGATACCTCTTTAGTCCGTCGCTGAGGCTTGCGCGTGCCGAGAGCTGGGTATCGCAGCGTAACGAGTTCGTGGCTCAGCGTGCGGCCTGGATGGGCGAACAACGGCAAACGATACCGGCTCCCTCTGCAACCGTCACGGACGGAGTAGGCCGTCAGCGGATCGAAGCCGCTCACGGGTGA
- a CDS encoding Hpt domain-containing protein produces MKSGPAFEKDTLRLLVSELGAEDATEVLKAFLEDTAEKIGVLGTAPLDPAFIRQQAHSIKSSAGTFGFVELSELAFSIEQSALSMMPDRLERATARLERVFEETAEFARSVLLAADMEIA; encoded by the coding sequence ATGAAGTCCGGGCCAGCGTTTGAAAAGGACACGCTTCGCTTGTTGGTCTCCGAACTCGGGGCGGAGGACGCAACGGAGGTGCTGAAAGCATTCCTCGAAGACACGGCGGAGAAGATCGGCGTGCTTGGTACCGCACCGCTCGATCCGGCGTTCATCCGACAGCAGGCGCATTCGATTAAAAGCTCCGCTGGAACGTTCGGTTTCGTTGAACTGTCCGAGCTGGCGTTCAGTATCGAGCAGAGCGCCTTGAGCATGATGCCTGACCGGCTTGAACGCGCGACTGCGAGGCTCGAGCGAGTGTTCGAAGAGACCGCCGAATTTGCCAGGTCAGTCTTGCTGGCCGCGGATATGGAGATTGCGTAA